Within the Naumovozyma dairenensis CBS 421 chromosome 9, complete genome genome, the region aattctaaaACTTGTAAAGATTTGGATTTTAAACAGAAAAatggtttattattattactaaatgatattgtttcgttattattattcagATCATCGTGAGAATTTACAGATAGAGTCTTATTTTGGAAAGTGTCTCTATAGttatcattgttattattttcagtGGTACTATTcgtagtagtagtagtattCGGCTCTTTCCCATATGAATTTAAGTGGTATGaatcattaattgataatgggatccaatttaatatcttAGTCCGTATTACACCTTCTGGAATTAAGTTTATTCTAAAATAAGGAGTCGCATCGTTAGTTTCAGTAGCGATCATTGAATGTAAGAAatctaaattttcaattaattttgaattatatCTTTCTGGAGATCCTGTCATTGttgtttcattaaatttaaatctaTGTCCTGTAAAATGTTTAATCTTGGGTATATaccaatttttcaaagaatgtAATTGGAAAAGGTAAATCAAtggtatattatttgatttaaatttttgtaaCATTAAAGTtgataaatcaataaaattgCATGTTTCTTCGTAGTTTCCATTCGTAAtatatgattttttcttttgaataaattttaatgattttaaatCTGGGAAATAGAATTTcacattttttaaaaattctttaaatattgaTTGGATACAAGATTCATTATGATTACGATTGTGATGATTATGATCTTGGCTATCGATATTATCATGTTCTTGGAAATAATAGTCATGGTTTGAAGATGCGTTTGAATGAGtagaatataatgaagGTGATAAGAACTGATTATTATCAGAGTTTGTTGTAGTGTACGGGAACATTTCAGATAAATTTGTCAAAATGTTATAAATGAAAGTATCGATGGTCATATAATCCATTAATAAAGTTTCAATGAAGGGGAATGAAATTTGGTTAATTCTTGGATGTAACCAAGAATTTTGAGTCGAAGAATTTGACATAAAGAATTCTGGGTATctatcatttaaattattttgtcTAAAGGAGAAAAATTCGAAATCTAATAAACCAAACAATTTTTTACCAGCATAAACTGTCATGTCATGATGATTTTGtgaagttgaagaagaagaagaagaagaagcaaaaTCGAATATTAAGTTATTAACTGATATACCTAGGGGTAAACTTTGtaaaattggaataatagaatcatttttggaatcaaaattgatttgattctttggtaaatatattaaat harbors:
- the BOP2 gene encoding Bop2p (similar to Saccharomyces cerevisiae YLR267W; ancestral locus Anc_6.59) gives rise to the protein MPDVSGATSASNPNFTKTFIEPFNNYETPLTCKRNREKDQCDNQPYYDPIKLNTFPPEILQLIFDQIDSYSPQYTINLANIIEALNCERTTYLYPNLINDLKNKFFLLNLTKLSKEELLSKELIKLLFNDSNNNFNVETDPQKSFILERNELKLSSNLQEENGTKKILYIIDDSILSKEGEDTQTNNNKIPLFQKPIDLIYLPKNQINFDSKNDSIIPILQSLPLGISVNNLIFDFASSSSSSSTSQNHHDMTVYAGKKLFGLLDFEFFSFRQNNLNDRYPEFFMSNSSTQNSWLHPRINQISFPFIETLLMDYMTIDTFIYNILTNLSEMFPYTTTNSDNNQFLSPSLYSTHSNASSNHDYYFQEHDNIDSQDHNHHNRNHNESCIQSIFKEFLKNVKFYFPDLKSLKFIQKKKSYITNGNYEETCNFIDLSTLMLQKFKSNNIPLIYLFQLHSLKNWYIPKIKHFTGHRFKFNETTMTGSPERYNSKLIENLDFLHSMIATETNDATPYFRINLIPEGVIRTKILNWIPLSINDSYHLNSYGKEPNTTTTTNSTTENNNNDNYRDTFQNKTLSVNSHDDLNNNNETISFSNNNKPFFCLKSKSLQVLELKFLNGLTNLKIINIQGLYLSNLQKIILNNDKFKLSKPIISDKRNSIIMINSMEANNEFIPIEFSNWNDLTSCTELNFTSSSSSLNKVNQNSNTKSNLIFCIKNLKENLPNLKFRESFENFFDERQKFIVV